CGAGTTGGCCGGGGCGCCCCACGGCGCGCCGTGCGAGGGCGTCCCCTCCGGGCGGGGGCGCGGCCAGGGCGTAAAGCAGCGCGCCAAGGCCCATGCAGCAGCCCAGGACAGCGGCGGTGTCACGGAAAGGCAGGCGGCCCAGGACCCAGACCAGCGCCGCGCCCCACACCAGCGCGGCCAGGGACGGCGCGGCCCAGAACGGGTCCGGGGGGAGAAAGGAGGCCGGAAGAATGCCCGCCGCCAGGCCGAGGGCGGCCAGCACCCAGTGCCGGTTCATGGGCAAAGTCCTGCGGAGTTATTTGCCGAAGAGGCTGCCGCCGGTGCCGCTGTAGCCCAGCAGGGTCATGACAATGAGGGAACCGAGGTTCAAGATGATGTAAAAGAAACCCAGGGCATTGTCCACGGGGATATTGATGATTTGCGACTGTACCGTCGTCCAGATGTCGGACAATATTTCCAAGAACATCACAAGTCTCCCTTCGCGTGCCGGGGCGGCGCGCGGTTACCGGAAATCCAAATCCCTTGGAGATAGTATCCCACGCGTCGCCGGGCGGGTCAAATCGGATGCGGTTTCCCGTCAGCGGCCATTGCCGGAGGTGTAGCGGAAGAACATTCTGGGGACGCCCGAGTGGCGTTTCACGTCGGCGAAGGACAGGGGGATGGTGCCGCCGCGCGCCGGGTCGGAAACATGAAAGTGCAGGTGCGGCATCATGCTGTTCCCCACATGGCCGCTGGCGGCGATGACCTGCCCCTGTGCCACGCGGTCCCCGACGGCGACGCGGCTGCCGTCCTTTTGTATGTGCAGGTAGGCGGCCAGGGTGCCGTCGTCGTGACGGACCACCACCTTGTTGTTCGGCCAGCGGTAGCCGTGCCCGTCGTGGTGCCGCACCACGGTCACGACCTCGCCCGCCCTTGCGGCGCACACGTCCGAGCCTTCAGGCATGTAAAAGTCATAGGCGTACTGTTCGCCGCCCCGGTGGCTGACAATGCCCCGGTTGCTCTGCACGCACAGCCGGGTGACACCCGCCGACCAGGGCAGGAGGTAGGGGGATTCCGCGGCGGGCGGGTAATTGGACAGGTCCCGGGGTCCGGTGAAAACCGCATAGGCGGCCAAGCCTGCCCCAAGCAGCATCAGCAGCAGGATTCCGAGGACGGCTGCGGCGCCCCGGACGGCCCTTCGCCGGGGCGGCTTTCCGGGAATGTCCCTGCCCATGGTCGCTTTCTCCCGTTGTTCTCGGAGCCGGCGTCTTCGCCGGACTAAAACGGCATGTCGTTGAGCGCATCCTGGCATTTTCGGCAATAGTCATGGGTGCAGTAATGCTGCACCCAGCCCGAGCCTATCATTTCAGGATGGCCCCGCTCCCTGCGGAGCACATGCTCCGTGAGCACGCG
The sequence above is a segment of the Candidatus Hydrogenedentota bacterium genome. Coding sequences within it:
- a CDS encoding M23 family metallopeptidase, producing the protein MGRDIPGKPPRRRAVRGAAAVLGILLLMLLGAGLAAYAVFTGPRDLSNYPPAAESPYLLPWSAGVTRLCVQSNRGIVSHRGGEQYAYDFYMPEGSDVCAARAGEVVTVVRHHDGHGYRWPNNKVVVRHDDGTLAAYLHIQKDGSRVAVGDRVAQGQVIAASGHVGNSMMPHLHFHVSDPARGGTIPLSFADVKRHSGVPRMFFRYTSGNGR